The Pseudarthrobacter sulfonivorans genome includes a window with the following:
- the ruvB gene encoding Holliday junction branch migration DNA helicase RuvB → MAEPSVVAAGEEPEERAIEAALRPKNLDDFVGQHRVRRQLSLVLQASRMRGRSADHVLFSGPPGLGKTTLAMIVAAEMNAPLRISSGPAIQHAGDLAAILSSLSEGEVLFLDEIHRMSRPAEEMLYMAMEDFRVDIVVGKGAGATAIPLELPPFTLVGATTRAGLLPGPLRDRFGFTGHLEFYSVAELELVLRRSAGLLDLKVNSAGFSEIAGRSRGTPRIANRLLRRVRDWALVHGIEQIDARAASAALDMYEVDKRGLDRLDRAVLEALITKFGGGPVGLSTLAIAVGEETETVETVAEPFLVREGLLGRTPRGRIAMAPAWTHLGFAVPAGVFGQEPLDLFESDPDSAESAAEWAPNGQ, encoded by the coding sequence GTGGCTGAGCCTTCGGTGGTGGCAGCAGGGGAGGAACCCGAGGAACGGGCGATCGAAGCCGCCCTCCGGCCGAAGAACCTCGATGACTTCGTCGGCCAGCACCGGGTCCGCAGGCAACTCTCGCTGGTCCTGCAGGCCTCCCGGATGCGGGGGCGCAGCGCGGACCACGTGCTGTTTTCCGGCCCTCCAGGCCTCGGCAAAACAACCCTGGCCATGATAGTGGCCGCTGAAATGAACGCGCCACTGCGGATCAGCAGCGGTCCGGCCATCCAGCACGCCGGCGACCTCGCCGCCATCCTTTCCTCCCTTTCCGAAGGGGAGGTCCTCTTCCTGGACGAGATCCACCGGATGTCCAGGCCGGCAGAGGAAATGCTCTACATGGCCATGGAAGATTTCCGTGTGGACATTGTGGTGGGCAAGGGCGCCGGGGCCACCGCCATTCCGTTGGAACTGCCGCCCTTCACCCTGGTGGGTGCCACCACGCGCGCCGGTCTGCTGCCAGGACCGCTCCGGGACAGGTTCGGGTTCACCGGGCATTTGGAGTTCTACAGCGTGGCCGAGCTCGAACTGGTGCTCAGGCGCTCCGCCGGCCTGCTGGACCTCAAGGTCAACTCTGCGGGCTTCAGCGAAATTGCCGGCCGGTCCCGCGGTACGCCACGTATCGCCAACCGCCTCCTCCGCCGGGTCCGGGACTGGGCACTCGTGCATGGGATTGAGCAGATTGATGCCCGCGCCGCTTCCGCTGCCCTGGACATGTATGAAGTGGACAAGCGAGGCCTGGACCGGCTGGACCGCGCTGTCCTCGAAGCACTCATTACGAAGTTCGGCGGGGGACCCGTGGGGCTTTCCACCCTTGCCATTGCGGTGGGGGAGGAGACCGAGACCGTGGAAACGGTGGCGGAACCGTTCCTGGTGCGCGAAGGTCTGCTGGGCCGGACGCCACGGGGCCGCATCGCCATGGCTCCGGCCTGGACCCACTTGGGCTTCGCCGTACCGGCCGGAGTTTTCGGGCAGGAGCCGTTGGATCTGTTCGAATCGGACCCGGACAGCGCCGAGTCCGCGGCCGAATGGGCACCGAACGGTCAATAG
- a CDS encoding peptidylprolyl isomerase: protein MAASSRSAREAKRRIQQMEAKRELRRDQEKRRKRDNLIAAGAGAAAVLLAVVLQLTAFAGNPTEDEFAALEAGLTSPTDSPTPSAPATNGPNIPAPDTAAGKVFTGELALNGNVLGVEIDGTKAPQAAAVFKALTDEGFYNGSACHRLTTGETFALLQCGGASASADPDYTWGPLENTPADNIYPAGTIAVARSGDNAYGNGKQFFVVYKDTVIPADSAGGYTVVGKVTSGMEAVTAIAAAGIKPGSSASDGAPVQPVTIDSVSLK from the coding sequence GTGGCGGCCAGTTCACGCAGCGCCCGCGAAGCCAAACGGCGCATCCAGCAGATGGAGGCAAAGCGCGAGCTGCGGCGGGACCAGGAGAAACGGCGCAAACGCGACAACCTCATCGCCGCCGGTGCCGGAGCCGCCGCCGTCCTGCTCGCCGTCGTGCTCCAGCTGACTGCCTTTGCCGGCAACCCCACGGAAGACGAATTCGCAGCCTTAGAGGCCGGCCTGACCAGCCCAACGGATTCCCCCACGCCTTCCGCGCCTGCCACGAACGGTCCGAATATCCCGGCGCCGGACACTGCCGCGGGCAAGGTGTTCACCGGTGAACTGGCACTGAACGGGAACGTGCTCGGCGTCGAAATCGACGGCACCAAGGCACCCCAGGCCGCCGCGGTCTTCAAGGCACTGACGGATGAAGGTTTCTATAACGGCAGCGCCTGCCACCGCCTGACCACGGGCGAGACCTTTGCCCTGCTGCAGTGCGGCGGCGCCTCGGCCTCCGCCGACCCGGACTACACCTGGGGACCCCTCGAAAACACCCCCGCAGACAACATCTACCCTGCGGGCACGATTGCCGTAGCCCGGTCCGGCGACAACGCCTACGGTAACGGCAAGCAGTTCTTTGTGGTCTACAAAGACACGGTGATTCCCGCCGACTCTGCCGGGGGCTATACGGTGGTGGGCAAGGTGACCTCCGGCATGGAAGCAGTGACCGCCATCGCCGCCGCGGGAATCAAGCCCGGCTCCAGCGCATCAGACGGCGCACCTGTGCAACCAGTCACGATAGACTCGGTTTCTCTGAAGTAG
- the hisS gene encoding histidine--tRNA ligase, with the protein MARTASLSGFPEWLPEERLVELHVLDTLRKVFELHGFASIETRAVETVGQLLRKGEIDKEVYGLSRLQDDDADSSEAGKAGKADPHALALHFDLTVPFARYVVENAGYLAFPFRRYQIQKVWRGERPQEGRAREFTQADIDVVGDGELPFRYDVEIALVIAEALSALPIPDFRLRINNRKLAEGFYRGIGLDDTAGVLRSIDKLEKIGAAKVAELLKSELGASDDQAQAALNLAGIRTEDTSFVAQVRALGVTNDLLEEGLNELEQVIEAAVQRAPGKVVADLSIARGLDYYTGTVVETVLVGHEQLGSICSGGRYDALASKGNRKFPGVGLSIGVTRLVSRILSQDLAKASRSVPTAVLVTLTTDESWGAAQDVASQLRSRGIATEVAAKAEKFGKQIKFADRRGIPFVWFTDDDGKHQVKDIRSGEQADADPATWMPPSEDLKVQVTTALEAAAAQPA; encoded by the coding sequence ATGGCACGCACCGCCTCCCTGTCCGGATTCCCCGAGTGGCTTCCCGAGGAGCGGCTGGTGGAGCTGCACGTGCTGGACACCCTTCGTAAGGTTTTTGAGCTGCACGGCTTCGCGTCCATCGAGACCCGTGCCGTGGAAACCGTGGGCCAGCTCCTGCGCAAGGGTGAGATTGATAAGGAGGTGTACGGCCTCAGCCGCCTTCAGGACGACGACGCCGACAGCTCCGAGGCGGGCAAGGCCGGCAAAGCTGACCCCCACGCCCTCGCGCTCCACTTCGACCTCACGGTGCCTTTTGCGCGGTACGTCGTCGAGAACGCCGGGTACCTCGCGTTCCCGTTCCGGCGCTACCAGATCCAGAAAGTCTGGCGCGGGGAACGCCCGCAGGAAGGCCGGGCCCGTGAATTCACGCAGGCAGACATCGATGTTGTGGGAGACGGCGAGCTGCCGTTCCGCTATGACGTGGAGATTGCCCTGGTCATCGCCGAAGCCTTGAGCGCACTGCCGATTCCGGACTTCCGCCTTCGGATCAACAACCGCAAGCTTGCCGAAGGCTTCTACCGCGGCATTGGCCTGGACGACACCGCCGGCGTGCTCCGCAGCATCGACAAGCTGGAAAAGATCGGCGCAGCCAAGGTCGCGGAGCTGCTCAAGTCCGAACTCGGTGCCTCCGATGACCAGGCGCAGGCAGCGCTGAACCTGGCAGGAATCCGTACGGAGGACACCTCGTTTGTGGCCCAGGTCCGCGCACTCGGCGTGACGAACGACCTCCTCGAGGAGGGCCTCAATGAACTGGAACAGGTGATCGAAGCCGCCGTGCAGCGCGCGCCGGGCAAGGTTGTTGCCGATCTCAGCATCGCCCGCGGCCTGGATTACTACACCGGCACGGTGGTGGAGACGGTCCTGGTGGGCCACGAACAGCTCGGTTCCATCTGCTCCGGCGGCCGCTACGACGCCTTGGCGAGCAAGGGCAACCGCAAGTTTCCCGGCGTCGGCCTCTCCATCGGCGTGACCCGGCTGGTGTCGCGCATCCTGAGCCAGGACCTGGCCAAGGCCTCCCGTTCGGTGCCCACCGCCGTGCTGGTGACGCTCACCACTGACGAGAGTTGGGGTGCCGCGCAGGACGTTGCCTCCCAGCTCCGCAGTCGGGGCATCGCCACCGAAGTGGCCGCCAAGGCCGAGAAGTTCGGCAAGCAGATCAAATTCGCGGACCGCCGCGGCATCCCCTTCGTCTGGTTCACCGACGACGACGGCAAGCACCAAGTCAAGGACATCCGGTCCGGCGAGCAGGCCGACGCCGATCCCGCAACGTGGATGCCGCCGTCGGAAGACCTTAAAGTCCAGGTCACTACAGCGCTCGAGGCAGCAGCAGCCCAGCCCGCCTAA
- a CDS encoding RelA/SpoT family protein, producing MEERSASVPTAGGDNSPGHGVQTGLTASARPAPVVPVDKSGARPTFPGRRERTRSRLARLTGRGTATYSPILEPLLRTVRANNPKEDFDLIQRAFEVAEQSHRGQKRKSGDPYITHPVAVATILAELGLSGTTLAAALLHDTVEDTPYTLADLKRDFGPEVAMLVDGVTKLDKVSFGEAAQSETVRKMVVAMAKDIRVLMIKLADRLHNARTWRFVSAESSARKARETLEIFAPLAHRLGMNTIKWELEDLSFAALYPKVYEEIVRMVGDRTPEREKSLGVIRDQITEDLRTARIKATITGRPKHYYSIYQKMIVRDKDFDDINDLMGVRVLVDSVRDCYAALGTMHSRWNPLPGRFKDYIAMPKFNMYQSLHTTVIGPGGKPVEIQIRTHEMHRRAEYGVAAHWKYKDQPSRTAVGPGSPRDGDMGWLRSLVDWQQETSDPGEFLDSLRFEINAREVFVFTPKGEVMALPAGSTPVDFAYAVHTEVGHRTIGARVNGKLVPLNSELNHGDWVEIFTSKAEGAGPSQDWQHFVKSARARNKIRQWFSKERREEAIDRGKELLTRAMRKQNLPLQRLMTHEALAAVAAEFKYVDISGLYAGVGDGHTSAQSVMEKLVESLGGNESTDDDITEVSIPTQVAKTKFSDSGVVVRGVGDVWVKLARCCTPVPPDPILGFVTRGSGVSVHRTDCTNISDLRDQPDRIVEVDWAPTQSSVFLVEIQVEALDRKSLLSDVTRVLSENHVNILAASVNTSTDRVAISRFAFEMGDPKYLSHVLSAVRRIDGVFDVYRTTGNKRRS from the coding sequence TTGGAAGAACGTTCGGCGTCGGTGCCAACGGCCGGCGGGGATAACAGTCCGGGACACGGAGTTCAGACCGGACTGACCGCTTCCGCACGCCCGGCGCCAGTTGTTCCCGTGGACAAATCGGGCGCCCGCCCTACATTTCCCGGACGCCGCGAACGTACCCGCTCCCGCCTGGCCCGGCTGACCGGCCGCGGCACGGCAACCTATTCGCCCATTCTTGAGCCGCTGCTGCGTACCGTCCGTGCGAACAACCCAAAAGAAGATTTTGATCTCATCCAGCGCGCCTTCGAGGTGGCTGAGCAGAGCCACCGTGGGCAGAAGCGCAAGAGCGGTGATCCCTACATCACCCACCCCGTGGCCGTAGCCACCATCCTCGCCGAGCTGGGCCTCAGCGGAACCACACTCGCCGCGGCGCTGCTGCACGACACGGTCGAGGACACCCCTTACACACTGGCGGACCTCAAAAGGGATTTCGGTCCAGAGGTTGCCATGCTGGTAGACGGCGTCACCAAGCTGGACAAAGTCAGCTTTGGTGAAGCCGCGCAGTCAGAGACCGTCCGCAAGATGGTTGTGGCCATGGCCAAGGACATCCGCGTCCTTATGATCAAGCTCGCGGACAGGCTCCACAACGCCCGGACCTGGCGGTTCGTCTCCGCGGAGTCATCGGCCCGAAAAGCCCGCGAAACCCTGGAAATATTCGCGCCCCTGGCCCACCGCCTGGGCATGAACACCATCAAATGGGAGTTGGAGGACCTGTCCTTCGCGGCCCTGTATCCAAAAGTCTATGAGGAAATCGTCCGGATGGTGGGCGACCGCACCCCGGAACGGGAGAAAAGCCTCGGCGTCATCCGGGACCAGATCACTGAGGATCTCCGTACTGCCCGGATCAAGGCCACCATTACCGGCAGGCCGAAGCACTATTACTCGATCTACCAGAAGATGATCGTCCGGGACAAGGATTTCGACGACATCAACGACCTCATGGGCGTTCGTGTACTCGTCGATTCGGTCCGGGACTGTTACGCCGCCCTGGGCACCATGCATTCGCGCTGGAACCCGCTGCCGGGGCGGTTCAAAGACTACATCGCCATGCCCAAGTTCAATATGTACCAGTCGCTGCACACCACGGTGATCGGACCCGGCGGCAAGCCCGTGGAGATCCAGATCAGGACCCACGAAATGCACCGCCGTGCTGAGTACGGTGTGGCCGCCCACTGGAAGTACAAGGATCAGCCCAGCCGTACGGCTGTCGGGCCGGGCAGCCCCCGCGACGGTGACATGGGCTGGCTGAGGTCCCTGGTTGACTGGCAGCAGGAAACGTCCGATCCCGGAGAGTTCCTGGACTCGCTGCGGTTTGAGATCAATGCCCGCGAAGTCTTTGTCTTTACCCCCAAGGGTGAAGTCATGGCACTGCCCGCTGGATCGACTCCGGTGGATTTTGCCTACGCCGTCCACACCGAAGTGGGACACCGCACCATCGGCGCACGGGTCAACGGCAAGCTCGTGCCCTTGAACAGCGAGCTAAACCACGGTGACTGGGTTGAGATCTTTACCTCCAAGGCCGAAGGTGCCGGGCCCAGCCAGGACTGGCAGCACTTCGTCAAGAGCGCCCGCGCCCGGAACAAAATCCGTCAGTGGTTCAGCAAGGAACGGCGCGAAGAAGCAATCGACCGTGGCAAGGAACTCCTGACACGGGCGATGCGTAAACAGAACCTGCCTCTGCAGCGCCTGATGACGCACGAGGCACTCGCGGCGGTAGCCGCAGAGTTCAAGTACGTTGACATCTCGGGCCTCTACGCCGGTGTGGGAGACGGTCATACGTCAGCGCAGTCGGTCATGGAGAAACTCGTTGAAAGCCTGGGCGGCAACGAGAGCACTGACGACGACATCACTGAAGTCAGCATCCCCACGCAGGTGGCCAAAACCAAGTTCTCCGATTCCGGCGTGGTGGTGCGCGGCGTTGGCGATGTCTGGGTGAAGCTCGCGCGCTGTTGCACGCCCGTTCCGCCTGATCCGATTCTCGGCTTTGTCACCCGCGGCTCCGGGGTTTCGGTGCACCGCACGGACTGCACCAACATTTCGGATCTCCGGGACCAGCCCGACAGGATTGTCGAGGTGGACTGGGCACCCACCCAGTCAAGTGTTTTCCTGGTGGAGATCCAGGTTGAGGCGCTGGACCGGAAGTCCCTGCTCTCCGACGTCACGCGTGTCCTGTCCGAGAACCACGTCAACATTCTGGCTGCCAGCGTGAACACGTCCACCGACAGGGTGGCCATCTCCAGGTTCGCCTTCGAGATGGGCGACCCCAAATACCTCAGCCACGTCCTCAGTGCCGTGCGGCGCATCGACGGCGTGTTCGACGTCTACCGGACCACCGGTAACAAGCGGCGGAGCTAG
- the yajC gene encoding preprotein translocase subunit YajC yields MNIVLFAMLGIFIFMMFRRNKKTKEQQATLQSQFEPGVEVMTSFGLFGRIVSMDDAENKVVLELSPGNLATVHRQAVTKIVEPPVEAETPAVPDDASSLTTEEAGTPAASAETPDETLKRLNDEGKKDN; encoded by the coding sequence ATGAACATCGTCTTGTTCGCAATGCTCGGAATCTTTATCTTCATGATGTTCCGCCGCAACAAGAAGACCAAGGAGCAGCAGGCAACGCTGCAGTCCCAGTTCGAGCCCGGTGTTGAGGTTATGACGAGCTTCGGACTCTTTGGTCGGATTGTCTCCATGGACGACGCCGAGAACAAAGTTGTCCTTGAGCTCTCCCCCGGGAACCTGGCAACTGTCCACCGCCAGGCTGTGACCAAGATTGTGGAACCGCCCGTCGAAGCCGAGACTCCGGCCGTCCCGGATGACGCCTCCTCACTCACCACTGAAGAAGCAGGCACCCCGGCAGCATCCGCCGAAACCCCGGACGAGACCCTGAAGCGCCTCAACGACGAGGGCAAGAAGGACAACTAG
- a CDS encoding DUF349 domain-containing protein — protein MTDSQKSDETAADLTEVTAPVADQADAVQATAEQATVDETAAEADVDPEGVAVQAEDAEAAAAPVERTEVPAAPVEESAAGDESAADEAPAPAPAAAPRPAPSPAAFAARPKPAAAAPVAAPAPVASATSLAEAAKWGRVEGDGHVFLTIDGDEHPVGQYPGVSNDEALAYFARKHDDIVAQVLLLEQRISSKAPSTDMQKTVTHLREQLAERNMVGDLRSTEARLDAVSVQIAELEKAEKAEHDAVRSAELAAREAIVAEAEEISGQDPAQIQWKTSSARMNDLFESWKTAQKGGIRLGRSNEDALWKRFRAARTVFDRHRRAYFSQLDSTNSAAKSAKEKLIAEAEALSSSTDWGFAAGEYRRLMDEWKASPRASRKDDDALWARFRAAQDVFFTHRQAANEEIDQEYAANLTVKEALLVEANTILPVKDLAAAKKALQSVRDRWEEAGKVPRADMGRIEAGLRKVEDAVRNAEEENWQRSNPETKARTNSALSQLEAAISGLQDDLAKAEKAGDQRKIKGAREALEARQAWLDQIQRSASELS, from the coding sequence GTGACAGACAGTCAGAAATCCGACGAAACAGCAGCAGACCTGACCGAGGTAACGGCCCCCGTGGCTGACCAGGCAGACGCTGTCCAGGCAACCGCCGAACAGGCCACGGTTGACGAAACCGCGGCTGAAGCGGACGTGGATCCGGAGGGCGTGGCCGTCCAGGCCGAAGATGCCGAGGCCGCGGCGGCCCCGGTGGAACGTACCGAGGTCCCGGCCGCCCCGGTTGAAGAGAGCGCGGCCGGTGACGAGAGCGCGGCTGACGAAGCTCCGGCACCCGCGCCTGCTGCGGCACCTCGACCCGCCCCGTCACCGGCAGCCTTCGCTGCCCGGCCCAAGCCGGCAGCAGCCGCACCAGTGGCAGCACCGGCACCCGTCGCCTCCGCGACTTCGCTGGCGGAAGCTGCAAAGTGGGGCCGTGTCGAGGGTGACGGCCACGTATTCCTGACGATCGACGGCGACGAGCACCCGGTGGGCCAGTACCCCGGCGTCAGCAATGACGAAGCCCTTGCCTACTTCGCGCGGAAGCATGACGACATTGTTGCGCAGGTCCTGCTCCTGGAGCAGCGCATCAGCTCCAAGGCGCCCAGCACCGATATGCAGAAGACCGTCACGCACCTGCGCGAGCAGCTGGCGGAGCGGAACATGGTGGGAGACCTCCGTTCCACAGAAGCACGGCTGGACGCTGTTTCCGTGCAGATCGCAGAACTCGAAAAGGCAGAGAAGGCAGAACACGACGCCGTTCGCTCCGCCGAGCTCGCGGCCCGCGAGGCCATCGTGGCCGAAGCCGAAGAGATCTCGGGGCAGGATCCCGCACAGATCCAATGGAAGACCTCCAGCGCCCGGATGAACGATCTTTTTGAAAGCTGGAAGACAGCCCAGAAGGGCGGCATCCGGCTTGGCCGCAGCAACGAGGACGCCTTGTGGAAGCGGTTCCGTGCCGCCCGCACCGTTTTCGACCGTCACCGCCGCGCCTACTTCTCCCAGCTGGACAGCACCAACTCGGCCGCAAAATCGGCCAAGGAGAAGCTCATCGCCGAAGCCGAGGCCCTGTCCTCGTCCACCGACTGGGGCTTTGCCGCCGGCGAATACCGCCGGCTCATGGATGAATGGAAGGCCTCACCGCGCGCCAGCCGCAAGGACGACGACGCCCTCTGGGCCCGTTTCCGTGCCGCCCAGGATGTGTTCTTCACGCACCGGCAGGCAGCCAACGAGGAGATCGACCAGGAATACGCTGCCAACCTCACGGTGAAGGAAGCGCTCCTCGTCGAAGCGAACACCATCCTGCCGGTCAAGGACCTGGCTGCGGCCAAGAAGGCGCTCCAGTCTGTCCGGGACCGCTGGGAAGAAGCCGGCAAGGTCCCCCGCGCCGACATGGGCCGCATCGAAGCCGGCCTCCGCAAGGTGGAGGACGCTGTCCGCAACGCCGAAGAGGAAAACTGGCAGCGCTCCAACCCCGAGACGAAGGCCCGCACCAACAGCGCCCTGTCGCAGCTGGAAGCAGCCATTTCCGGCCTGCAGGACGATCTCGCCAAGGCCGAAAAAGCCGGCGACCAGCGCAAGATCAAGGGGGCCCGCGAAGCCCTCGAGGCGAGGCAGGCCTGGTTGGACCAGATCCAGCGCTCGGCCAGCGAGCTTTCCTAG
- the secF gene encoding protein translocase subunit SecF — protein sequence MSSSFANFGNELYTGKRSYNFVGAKKLWFIIAAVAVALSILIPVAKGGFNLGIEFRGGSEFTVSNVQSTDSALGEKVVEDVVAGSVPRVANVAGTTMRIQTDKLTDDETLRIKEGLISAYGVTDNEVTSTFIGPTWGADVTKQALIGLIVFVALAAVLMALYFRTWKMSLSAMAGMLVTMMITAGVYALSDFEVTPSAIIGFLTVLSYSLYDTVVVFDKIRENTADLDASTRRTFGEEVNLAVNQTLVRSINTMMVAILPVGAILFIGAGLLGAGTLRDLSLALFVGILIGTAATIFIAAPMYAWLRQNEPDLVKQAKRVEHRRSANNARTEESAEPAEA from the coding sequence ATGTCCAGCAGCTTCGCCAATTTCGGCAACGAGCTCTACACCGGGAAGCGCTCCTACAACTTCGTCGGTGCCAAGAAACTGTGGTTCATCATCGCGGCGGTGGCGGTGGCGCTGTCCATCCTCATTCCGGTTGCCAAGGGTGGCTTCAACCTTGGCATCGAATTCCGCGGCGGTTCGGAGTTCACCGTCTCCAACGTGCAAAGCACAGACTCGGCCCTTGGTGAAAAAGTTGTCGAAGACGTTGTGGCCGGCAGCGTTCCGCGTGTCGCCAATGTCGCCGGTACCACCATGCGGATCCAGACGGACAAGCTCACGGATGACGAGACCCTCCGGATCAAGGAAGGCCTCATCTCGGCCTACGGCGTCACTGACAACGAGGTGACATCAACCTTTATCGGACCCACCTGGGGTGCGGATGTCACCAAGCAGGCCCTGATTGGCCTGATCGTCTTTGTGGCCCTGGCCGCGGTGCTGATGGCGCTGTACTTCCGGACCTGGAAGATGTCACTGTCTGCAATGGCTGGAATGCTGGTGACGATGATGATCACCGCCGGCGTGTATGCCCTCAGTGACTTCGAGGTGACGCCCTCAGCCATCATTGGGTTCCTGACGGTGCTCAGCTACTCCCTCTATGACACGGTGGTGGTCTTCGACAAGATCCGTGAGAACACCGCGGATCTCGATGCGTCCACGCGCCGTACTTTCGGTGAGGAAGTCAACCTCGCCGTCAACCAGACCCTGGTGCGTTCCATCAACACCATGATGGTGGCCATCCTCCCGGTCGGTGCCATCCTGTTCATCGGGGCCGGCCTCCTGGGGGCAGGCACGCTGCGCGACCTGTCGCTGGCACTGTTCGTCGGAATTCTGATAGGTACGGCGGCCACCATATTCATCGCTGCCCCGATGTATGCCTGGCTGCGCCAGAACGAACCTGACCTGGTGAAGCAGGCGAAGCGCGTCGAACACCGCAGGTCCGCCAACAACGCCCGGACCGAAGAATCGGCTGAGCCCGCAGAGGCCTGA
- the secD gene encoding protein translocase subunit SecD: MARTGPNNSGLRVLVWLGVVLAVLTAVLAGGTLAGQASWAPKLALDLEGGTQMILAPKVEGGSDINEEQLNQAVAIIRQRVDGSGVAEAEISTQSGRNVVVSLPGTPTKETRDLIQASADMNFRPVLLNGDGAPVPTESLTPEDQLPKPTAEPANGSDINWITADIYRQFETMDCNNPAPESPEASDPTKPLVTCEPATETTPAIKYILGPVEVKGGNIVTSSFQLQQGAQGAVTNDWAVNIQFDDEGTAKFKSVTERLNQFYVAAGGETGNDPKAQFAIVLDDQVISAPRSLAVITDGRPQITGGFTEQTAKVLSDQLRFGALPISFEIQSDQQISATLGGEQLRMGLLAGIIGLLLVVVYSLFQYRALGLVTIASLVVAGALTYLAIALLGWTENYRLSLAGVAGLIVAIGQTADSFIVYFERIRDELREGRGLVSAVENGWKRAKRTVLASKAVNLLAALVLYFVAVGNVRGFAFTLGLTAIADLIVVFMFTHPTLQLLARTKFFGEGHRLSGLDPKRLGVVPLYRGAGRLRTPEAKPSVVRAKNTGAAAEAERRMTIAERRLAEKQEQLTGSSKSAAKENK, translated from the coding sequence ATGGCACGAACTGGCCCTAACAACTCAGGCCTGAGGGTACTGGTGTGGCTCGGCGTAGTCCTCGCCGTGCTGACCGCCGTCCTGGCCGGCGGCACCCTTGCCGGACAGGCAAGCTGGGCACCCAAGCTGGCACTGGACCTCGAGGGTGGCACCCAGATGATCCTGGCGCCCAAGGTTGAGGGCGGTTCGGACATCAATGAAGAGCAGCTCAACCAGGCCGTAGCCATCATCCGCCAACGTGTGGATGGTTCAGGTGTTGCCGAAGCGGAAATCAGCACGCAGTCAGGCCGCAACGTAGTGGTCAGCCTTCCGGGTACACCTACGAAGGAAACCCGCGACCTGATCCAGGCCTCCGCGGACATGAACTTCCGTCCCGTATTGCTGAACGGGGACGGCGCGCCCGTTCCCACGGAATCCCTCACCCCCGAAGATCAGCTTCCGAAGCCCACGGCGGAGCCCGCCAACGGCAGCGATATCAACTGGATCACCGCGGACATCTACCGGCAGTTCGAAACCATGGACTGCAACAATCCTGCGCCGGAGAGCCCGGAGGCCTCCGATCCGACAAAACCCCTGGTTACGTGTGAACCGGCAACTGAGACCACGCCGGCCATCAAGTACATCCTGGGTCCGGTGGAGGTCAAGGGCGGCAACATTGTCACGTCCTCCTTCCAGCTGCAGCAGGGTGCGCAGGGCGCTGTGACCAACGACTGGGCCGTCAACATCCAGTTCGACGACGAAGGCACCGCCAAGTTCAAGTCGGTCACCGAACGCCTGAACCAGTTCTATGTGGCAGCCGGCGGCGAAACCGGCAACGACCCCAAGGCTCAGTTCGCCATCGTTCTCGACGACCAGGTCATTTCCGCGCCGCGCTCCTTGGCCGTCATCACCGACGGACGTCCGCAGATCACCGGCGGATTCACCGAACAGACCGCCAAGGTCCTTTCCGACCAGCTTCGCTTTGGTGCACTGCCCATCAGCTTCGAGATCCAGAGCGACCAGCAGATCTCCGCCACCTTGGGTGGCGAACAGCTCCGTATGGGCCTCCTTGCAGGCATCATCGGTTTGCTCCTGGTGGTGGTCTACTCACTCTTCCAGTACCGGGCCTTGGGCCTGGTGACCATTGCATCGCTGGTGGTGGCCGGCGCCCTGACCTATCTGGCCATCGCCCTCCTGGGCTGGACCGAAAACTACCGGCTTTCCCTGGCCGGCGTGGCTGGCCTCATCGTCGCCATCGGCCAGACCGCTGACTCGTTCATCGTCTACTTTGAACGCATCCGCGATGAACTCCGCGAAGGCCGTGGATTGGTCTCTGCGGTGGAGAACGGCTGGAAGCGGGCCAAGCGCACTGTCCTGGCCTCCAAGGCCGTGAACCTGCTGGCCGCGCTGGTGCTTTACTTTGTGGCCGTCGGCAACGTCCGTGGGTTCGCTTTCACGCTGGGTCTGACGGCCATTGCCGACCTCATCGTGGTCTTTATGTTCACGCACCCGACGCTGCAGCTCCTGGCGCGCACCAAGTTCTTCGGGGAGGGCCACCGGCTCTCCGGCCTGGATCCCAAGCGGCTGGGTGTTGTGCCGCTCTACCGCGGCGCCGGGCGCCTGCGCACGCCGGAGGCCAAGCCGTCCGTGGTCCGCGCCAAGAACACAGGCGCGGCGGCCGAGGCTGAACGACGCATGACCATCGCAGAACGCCGCCTCGCGGAAAAGCAGGAGCAGCTCACCGGCTCCTCCAAGAGCGCAGCCAAGGAGAACAAGTAA